Proteins encoded by one window of Trueperaceae bacterium:
- a CDS encoding ABC transporter substrate-binding protein translates to MKKMLALLVTLGALLGVSTAQEPVTIGVNLELSGRFATIGTSTLQGIETALEERATVDGRPIELSICDNQTTPEGSINCAARFVDEGVVGVLGSISTTMSIAAANPLQEAGVIMISTSSTNPATTQIGDHIFRMAYTDDFQGKVAARHAVNELGAERAIVFRQQDDDYSFGLAGFFADEFEALGGETITLDFVANTVDFSAQINDARGFDADVIYYSGFCAEGASLMPQLRQQGFDQQILGADASDDSQCPTGGGEAFDGYLLTGFGGPEVLSGDAAARAEDFASLFDVVFPDAPDFNGFTLAGADSFNVLVQAIDDADSTDGDAVLEALQNLEGYPGVSGEITYAGTDGTPADRTIAFFQYAVPGEDGSEWSKASLFGVGTGE, encoded by the coding sequence ATGAAGAAGATGCTTGCCCTTCTCGTGACGCTCGGCGCGCTGCTCGGCGTGTCGACCGCGCAGGAGCCGGTCACCATCGGGGTCAACCTCGAGCTGTCCGGCCGCTTCGCGACCATCGGAACCTCCACCCTCCAGGGCATCGAGACCGCCCTCGAGGAGCGCGCCACGGTCGACGGCCGCCCCATCGAACTGTCGATCTGCGACAACCAGACCACGCCCGAGGGCTCGATCAACTGTGCCGCGCGCTTCGTCGACGAGGGCGTCGTCGGGGTGCTGGGGTCCATCTCGACGACCATGAGCATCGCCGCCGCCAACCCCCTGCAGGAGGCCGGCGTCATCATGATCTCGACCAGCTCCACCAACCCCGCCACCACGCAGATCGGCGACCACATCTTCCGCATGGCGTACACCGACGACTTCCAGGGCAAGGTCGCCGCACGGCACGCCGTGAACGAGCTCGGTGCGGAGCGCGCCATCGTCTTCCGCCAGCAGGACGACGACTACAGCTTCGGCCTCGCCGGCTTCTTCGCCGACGAGTTCGAGGCGCTGGGCGGGGAGACGATCACCCTCGACTTCGTCGCGAACACCGTCGACTTCAGCGCGCAGATCAACGACGCGCGCGGCTTCGACGCCGACGTCATCTACTACAGCGGCTTCTGCGCCGAGGGCGCCAGCCTCATGCCGCAGCTGCGCCAGCAGGGCTTCGACCAGCAGATCCTCGGGGCGGACGCCAGCGACGACTCGCAGTGCCCGACCGGCGGCGGCGAAGCGTTCGACGGCTACCTCCTCACCGGCTTCGGCGGGCCCGAGGTGCTGAGCGGCGACGCGGCGGCCCGCGCCGAGGACTTCGCCAGCCTCTTCGACGTCGTCTTCCCCGACGCGCCGGACTTCAACGGCTTCACCCTCGCCGGCGCGGATTCGTTCAACGTGCTGGTGCAGGCGATCGACGACGCCGACTCCACCGACGGCGACGCGGTGCTCGAGGCGCTGCAGAACCTCGAGGGCTACCCCGGCGTCTCGGGCGAGATCACGTACGCCGGCACCGACGGCACCCCCGCCGACCGCACGATCGCCTTCTTCCAGTACGCCGTGCCCGGCGAGGACGGCTCGGAGTGGAGCAAGGCCAGCCTCTTCGGGGTCGGTACGGGCGAGTAA